In Vigna angularis cultivar LongXiaoDou No.4 chromosome 8, ASM1680809v1, whole genome shotgun sequence, one DNA window encodes the following:
- the LOC108343718 gene encoding fructose-bisphosphate aldolase-lysine N-methyltransferase, chloroplastic — translation MELSRLFVSDTCFFSPPIRYSPVPALSTFFAVNLRINRRRRRSLCSASNNDTLLAGGGPVVAGDREKHEEDLKSWMHKHGLPPCKVVLKDKPCHNDPHKPIHYVAASQDLQVGDVAFSVPNSLVVTLERVLGNETVAELLTTNKLSELACLALYLMYEKKQGKKSFWYPYIRELDRQRGRGQLSVESPLLWSKSELDYLLGSPVKDEVIERVEAIRKEYNELDTVWFMAGSLFQQYPYDIPTEAFSFEIFKQAFAAIQSCVVHLQKVSLARRFALVPLGPPLLSYQSNCKAMLTAVDGAVELAVDRPYKAGDPIVVWCGPQPNSKLLINYGFVDENNSNDRLIVEAALNTEDPQYQDKRMVAQRNGKSSVQVFRVYSGKEREALLDMLPYLRLGYLSDPSEMQSVISSQGPVCPVSPCMERAVLDQLGDYFKTRLAGYPTTLAEDESMLADGNLNPKKRVATQFVMLEKKILHACLHATTDFINQLPDHSISPCPAPYAPLLK, via the exons ATGGAACTCTCGCGCCTCTTTGTTTCTGACACGTGCTTCTTCTCTCCTCCGATTCGCTATTCCCCTGTGCCGGCACTATCCACCTTTTTCGCCGTAAACCTCCGCATTAACCGCCGCCGGAGGAGGAGCCTTTGCTCGGCCTCCAACAATGATACCTTACTCGCAGGCGGCGGCCCTGTAGTCGCCGGGGACAGAGAGAAGCACGAGGAGGACTTGAAATCTTGGATGCACAAACACGGCCTCCCGCCGTGCAAGGTTGTTTTGAAGGATAAACCTTGCCACAATGATCCCCATAAGCCTATTCATTACGTTGCAGCAAGTCAAGATCTTCAG GTTGGCGATGTTGCATTCTCCGTTCCTAATTCCTTAGTTGTTACGCTGGAGAGGGTATTGGGAAACGAGACTGTTG CTGAGCTATTGACAACAAACAAATTGTCTGAATTGGCGTGCTTGGCATTGTATCTGATGTATGAGAAAAAACAGGGGAAGAAGTCCTTCTGGTATCCATACATCAGGGAGCTTGATCGTCAACGAGGTAGGGGCCAGCTGTCGGTGGAATCACCTCTTCTATGGTCAAAATCTGAGCTGGACTACCTGTTAGGAAGTCCAGTTAAG GATGAAGTTATTGAAAGGGTAGAAGCAATAAGAAAAGAGTATAACGAACTCGACACAGTTTGGTTCATGGCAGGATCTCTGTTTCAG CAATATCCATATGACATTCCCACTGAGGCTTTTTCATTCGAGATTTTCAAACAAGCCTTTGCTGCTATTCAGTCTTGTGTGGTGCATTTACAG AAAGTTAGTTTAGCTCGGAGATTTGCTTTAGTTCCCCTGGGACCTCCTTTATTGTCCTACCAAAGCAACTGCAAGGCAATGTTAACTGCTGTTGATGGTGCTGTTGAGCTTGCAGTTGATCGTCCATATAAAGCTGGGGACCCGATTGTTGTCTG GTGTGGCCCACAACCTAATTCAAAGTTACTAATAAACTATGGTTTTGTTGATGAAAATAATTCCAATGATCGTCTAATAGTTGAG GCAGCTTTAAATACTGAAGATCCACAATATCAAGATAAAAGAATGGTGGCTCAAAGAAATGGAAAGTCATCAGTTCAAGTTTTTCGT GTATATTCTGGGAAGGAAAGGGAAGCTCTCTTAGATATGCTTCCTTATCTGCGTTTGGGCTATCTTTCAGATCCTTCTGAGATGCAATCTGTCATCTCCTCCCAAGGTCCAGTTTGTCCT GTAAGCCCTTGTATGGAACGGGCTGTGTTGGACCAGCTGGGAGATTATTTCAAGACTCGGCTGGCTGGGTACCCTACAACATTGGCTGAAGATGAATCTATG CTGGCAGATGGTAATTTGAATCCGAAGAAGCGAGTTGCTACCCAATTTGTTATgctggaaaaaaaaatccttcatGCCTGCTTGCATGCAACAACTGATTTCATAAATCAGCTTCCAGATCACAGTATATCTCCCTGCCCTGCTCCCTATGCACctttattaaaatga